The Syntrophobacterales bacterium genome segment TGAGGGCAAACCCGGGCATCCCGGCAAGCTTGCGGGCAAACTTCTGTGTTTCGGGAAGAAGCGCGTCCGGTGCAAAGACGCGGTTTACAAGGCCGAGTTCATAGGCGCGGGCGGCGCTGATCTGTTCCCCGGACATGATCAGCTCCTTGGCCCGGCCGAGGCCGATGAGGCGGGGAAGCCGCTGGGTGCCGCCCCAGCCGGGAATGATCCCGATCAAGATCTCCGGCTGGCCGAAGATCGCCTTTTCCGACGCGAACCGAAAGTCGCAAGCAAGCGATATCTCCGTGCCGCCGCCGAGGGCGAAGCCGTTCACCGCGGCGATTACCGGCTTCGGCATGGTCTCCAGCTGCCGGAGGGTTTCGTGCCCCAGCTCCATAAAGGTGATCGTTTCCTGCGGACGGAAATTCTGCATTTGCGAAATATCGGCCCCGGCGACAAACGCCTTTTCGCCGGAACCGGTGAGGACGAGAACCTTGATCGCTTCATCGGCCCTGCATTGGTTGACGGCGTCGAGAAGTTCGCCCAGCGTCTCGGAATTCATCGCGTTGAGCGCCTTCGGGCGGTTGAAAACCAGGGTTGCCACTCCGGCTTCGACGGTAAAAAGAATGTTTTTGTAGTCCACTGCCTTTCCTCCTTTTTTGGTAAGGACACAAACCCCTTTTTTCGGGATGAGGCCCGGCTATTAATAGTATTATGTCCCCCTTTTTAAACCCGCTCGAGGACGATGGCCATTCCCTGGCCGCCGCCGATGCATAACGTGGCAAGACCGAGATGGAGGTTTTTCTTCTGCAACTGCATCGCGAGGCTGTAGATGATCCGGGCGCCGGTGCAGCCGACCGGATGACCGATCGAGATGCCGCTGCCGTTCAGATTGCAGTTGTCCGTCGTTATCTTCAGCTCCCGCATGCAGGCGATGGCCTGACTGGCAAAGGCTTCGTTGAGCTCGATTATGTCAAAATCCTTGATTGTCAGGCCGAGCTTTGCCATCACCTTCCTGGTCGCGGGGACCGGCCCCAGCCCCATGTAGGCCGTATCAACGCCGCCTGCGGCGTAGCCCTTGATCCTTGCCAGCGGCTTGAGTCCGAGTTCCTTCGCCTTGTCGGCAGACATTACAACGAGGGCCGCGGCGCCGTCGTTGATCCCGGAGGCGTTCCCGGCGGTTACCGTTCCCCCGTCCTTCTTGAAGGCGGGGGCAAGCTTGGCCATTTTCTCGAGGGATGTCTCCATCGGGCGTTCATCCTTGGCGAAGACAACCGGCTGTCCCTTTTTCTGCGGAATCACGACCGGGACGATTTCGTCGGCCGTGGCGCCGCTGGCGATCGCCGCCATTGCCCGCTGATGGCTCAAAAGCGCCAGTTCATCCTGCTCCTGCCGGCTGATTTTGTACAAAGAGGCGATGTTTTCGGCGGTGATGCCCATGTGATAGCCGTGGAAGATCTCGAAGAGCCCGTCGAAAACGGTCAGATCAACCATCTGTCCAAACGGCATGCTCATCCGGTATCCCCAGCGCGCGTCGGGGAGGGCAAACGGGGCGTTGGACATGTTTTCCATGCCGCCGGCGACGATTATCTCCGCATCGCCCGCCTTGATTGCCTGCGCGGCAAGAGAGACCGACTTCATGCCGGAGGCGCACACCTTGTTGACGGTGATGGCGTTGGTCTCCTCGGGGAGGCCCGCGTAGATCGCCGCCTGACGGCCCGGATTCTGCCCCTGGCCGCCGGTCAGGGCGTTTCCCATGATGCACTCGTCGAAATAGACCGGCTGGGCATCCTCGGAATAATCGTAGAACTTCTTTTGAAATTCTGTCTGTTTGATATCCTTGAAAACGTCAGGACGATAAGAATTTATCTCCGCGCCCAGATCAGGCCGGAGACCGGCCCTTTTGATGGCCTCCTTGATGACCAGCGCCCCCAGATCGACTGCCTTGACGCCCTTGAGCGAGCCGCCGAAACTGCCGACTGCCGTTCTTGCCCCATTTACGATTACAACATCTTTCATTTGAAATCTCCTTCTGTTAAAGTTTAGTGAAAATGCCTGCATTATTGAGCCAATTGCAAAACTATTTGTCATTCCCGGAAGCGGAGCTTAATGTACACAATGCTTCTATCGGGAATACGGTTTTTCAAGCAGTTAGAACCAGATTATGAACATTAAACTTCGTTTTCCCGCTTAAAATCATTGCGGGAATGACAGAATGTGAGAG includes the following:
- a CDS encoding enoyl-CoA hydratase/isomerase family protein, with product MDYKNILFTVEAGVATLVFNRPKALNAMNSETLGELLDAVNQCRADEAIKVLVLTGSGEKAFVAGADISQMQNFRPQETITFMELGHETLRQLETMPKPVIAAVNGFALGGGTEISLACDFRFASEKAIFGQPEILIGIIPGWGGTQRLPRLIGLGRAKELIMSGEQISAARAYELGLVNRVFAPDALLPETQKFARKLAGMPGFALKMIKHSINFGYDLALDNACRLEVECCAQCFSTDDQKEGMTAFLEKRKPVFTGK
- a CDS encoding acetyl-CoA C-acetyltransferase codes for the protein MKDVVIVNGARTAVGSFGGSLKGVKAVDLGALVIKEAIKRAGLRPDLGAEINSYRPDVFKDIKQTEFQKKFYDYSEDAQPVYFDECIMGNALTGGQGQNPGRQAAIYAGLPEETNAITVNKVCASGMKSVSLAAQAIKAGDAEIIVAGGMENMSNAPFALPDARWGYRMSMPFGQMVDLTVFDGLFEIFHGYHMGITAENIASLYKISRQEQDELALLSHQRAMAAIASGATADEIVPVVIPQKKGQPVVFAKDERPMETSLEKMAKLAPAFKKDGGTVTAGNASGINDGAAALVVMSADKAKELGLKPLARIKGYAAGGVDTAYMGLGPVPATRKVMAKLGLTIKDFDIIELNEAFASQAIACMRELKITTDNCNLNGSGISIGHPVGCTGARIIYSLAMQLQKKNLHLGLATLCIGGGQGMAIVLERV